The following are encoded in a window of Caldicellulosiruptor danielii genomic DNA:
- the gltA gene encoding NADPH-dependent glutamate synthase translates to MDELKRVPIKEQEPVERIHNFDEVCLGYTPDEAAKEAQRCLQCKNAPCVKGCPVEVKIPEFIQLIKEYKFKESYFKILETNLLPAICGRVCPQETQCEQNCVRGIKGEPIAIGKLERFVADWFRQNCKFEFSKPQPNGRKVAIIGSGPAGLSCASSLAKMGYEVTIFEAFHKPGGVLYYGIPEFRLPKEVVEWEIENLKKMGVEFRTNMIFGKTFDLEDLKQEGFDAVFISSGAGLPNFLNIEGELLNGIYSANEFLTRINLMKAYKFPEYDTPIKLGKKVGVIGGGNVAMDAARVARRLGSEVYILYRRTEAEMPARKEEIAHAKEEGIKIVELVSPVRFIGDESGHVRALELVKMKLSDPDNSGRRGVKPVDGSNFVFEADNFIVAIGQSPNPLVKKAIPELELNSNGSIKVDENLMTNIEGIFAGGDIVTGAATVILAMGMGKRAAQSIDRYLNLKKHKNL, encoded by the coding sequence TTGGACGAATTGAAAAGAGTTCCTATCAAGGAACAGGAACCTGTTGAGAGAATACACAACTTTGACGAAGTGTGCTTGGGCTACACACCTGATGAAGCTGCTAAGGAAGCGCAAAGATGTTTGCAGTGTAAAAATGCGCCGTGTGTAAAAGGCTGTCCTGTCGAGGTTAAGATTCCTGAGTTCATTCAGCTGATTAAGGAATATAAATTCAAGGAAAGCTACTTTAAAATACTTGAGACAAACCTTCTTCCCGCTATATGCGGGCGCGTATGCCCTCAGGAAACTCAGTGCGAACAGAACTGTGTTCGTGGAATAAAGGGTGAACCAATCGCTATAGGCAAGCTTGAAAGGTTTGTGGCTGATTGGTTCAGGCAAAACTGTAAGTTTGAATTTTCAAAGCCTCAACCAAATGGCAGAAAGGTTGCAATAATTGGCTCTGGGCCTGCAGGGCTTTCATGTGCCTCATCTTTGGCAAAGATGGGCTATGAAGTTACAATATTTGAAGCATTTCATAAGCCTGGTGGAGTTTTGTACTATGGAATACCTGAATTCAGGCTTCCAAAGGAGGTTGTTGAGTGGGAAATTGAAAATCTTAAGAAAATGGGCGTTGAGTTTAGAACAAACATGATATTCGGCAAGACATTTGATTTAGAAGATTTAAAGCAGGAAGGCTTTGATGCTGTATTTATAAGCTCTGGTGCTGGTCTTCCTAATTTTCTGAACATTGAAGGCGAACTTTTAAACGGGATATATTCAGCAAATGAATTTTTAACAAGGATAAACCTCATGAAGGCATACAAGTTTCCTGAATATGATACACCAATCAAACTTGGTAAAAAAGTTGGTGTGATTGGCGGCGGGAATGTTGCAATGGACGCAGCAAGAGTTGCAAGACGGCTTGGAAGTGAGGTTTATATTCTATACAGAAGAACTGAAGCTGAGATGCCTGCAAGAAAAGAGGAAATTGCTCATGCAAAAGAAGAGGGAATAAAAATAGTTGAGCTTGTAAGCCCTGTAAGATTCATAGGTGATGAGTCGGGCCATGTCAGAGCTTTAGAACTTGTAAAAATGAAACTATCTGACCCGGATAACTCTGGCAGACGAGGTGTAAAACCTGTAGACGGTTCAAACTTTGTCTTTGAAGCAGACAACTTCATTGTTGCAATTGGCCAAAGTCCAAACCCGCTTGTCAAAAAAGCAATACCAGAGCTTGAGCTAAATTCAAATGGCTCAATTAAAGTAGATGAAAATCTTATGACAAATATCGAAGGCATATTTGCAGGAGGAGATATTGTAACTGGAGCTGCAACTGTTATTTTAGCAATGGGAATGGGCAAAAGAGCAGCCCAAAGCATTGACAGGTATCTTAATCTCAAAAAGCATAAAAATCTTTAA
- a CDS encoding sulfide/dihydroorotate dehydrogenase-like FAD/NAD-binding protein, protein MNEIFIKQNLAPNVWLMGIYSPLVAKKAKPGQFVILRVTQNGERIPLTIADFDNEKGIVYIIFQVVGKTTSLLSQLNPGDRVIDFVGPLGMPYEHSPEDKDYLFIAGGLGIPAIFSKIKMLHSQGKNIDIIIGGRSKENIFFENELKKYCNNLYISTNDGSYGKKGFVTDILNELLESGKRYDEIFAVGPVPMMKAVVDITKRFSIKTLVSLNPIMVDGTGMCGGCRVKIGNEVKFACVDGPIFNGFEVDFDGLLKRNSYYQDLENISYKEHKCKIGLGE, encoded by the coding sequence ATGAATGAGATTTTTATAAAGCAAAATTTAGCACCAAATGTGTGGCTCATGGGAATATACTCTCCACTGGTTGCAAAAAAGGCAAAACCCGGTCAGTTTGTTATCTTAAGAGTTACACAAAACGGTGAAAGAATTCCTCTTACAATTGCAGACTTTGACAATGAAAAAGGAATAGTATACATCATATTTCAGGTTGTGGGAAAAACAACCTCACTTTTATCCCAGCTAAATCCCGGTGACAGAGTTATTGATTTTGTCGGGCCGCTTGGTATGCCATATGAGCACAGCCCGGAAGATAAAGATTACCTCTTCATTGCGGGTGGACTTGGAATACCAGCAATATTTTCAAAAATAAAGATGCTTCATAGCCAGGGCAAAAACATAGACATCATCATCGGTGGAAGGTCAAAAGAAAATATCTTTTTTGAGAATGAGCTAAAAAAATATTGCAATAATCTATACATCTCCACAAACGACGGCTCCTATGGAAAAAAAGGATTTGTTACAGATATCTTGAATGAGCTTTTAGAAAGTGGAAAAAGGTATGACGAAATATTTGCCGTAGGCCCAGTTCCAATGATGAAGGCTGTTGTTGACATAACAAAAAGGTTTTCAATAAAAACTTTGGTCAGTCTCAATCCAATTATGGTGGATGGGACAGGGATGTGCGGTGGATGTAGAGTAAAGATTGGAAATGAAGTAAAGTTTGCCTGTGTTGACGGCCCTATCTTCAATGGATTTGAAGTTGACTTTGATGGACTTTTGAAAAGAAACTCCTATTATCAAGACCTTGAAAATATCTCGTACAAGGAACACAAATGCAAAATTGGATTGGGGGAGTAG
- a CDS encoding sporulation transcriptional regulator SpoIIID, translating into MKEDIEKRVILAAEIMVKYNATVRKVARILGVSKSTIHNDLTERLLYIDKGLYRQVRAILEKNKQERHIRGGLATKRKYLIKKSQLLSKNSGII; encoded by the coding sequence TTGAAGGAGGATATTGAAAAAAGAGTGATTTTGGCAGCAGAGATTATGGTTAAATACAATGCAACTGTTAGAAAGGTTGCAAGAATTTTGGGTGTGTCAAAATCCACAATTCACAATGACCTTACAGAAAGACTTTTGTACATCGACAAAGGGCTTTACAGGCAGGTAAGAGCTATATTGGAGAAGAATAAGCAAGAGAGGCACATAAGAGGAGGGCTTGCAACCAAGAGAAAGTACCTTATAAAAAAATCACAGCTTCTTTCTAAAAATAGTGGTATAATATAG
- the mazG gene encoding nucleoside triphosphate pyrophosphohydrolase: MRASFEELVEIMDILRNKCPWDRQQTHESLKKYLIEETYEVIEAIDEKDFIKLKEELGDLLLQVVFHAKIAQENGKFDIYEVIYDICQKMKRRHTHVFGGDNFSTAEEVLQNWDKIKNSEKEVETVTDSMKRIPKHLPALMRSYKVQEKAAKVGFDWESYEGALNKVYEELEELKECLSKNEKKEKIEEEIGDILFAVVNIARFFNVDPEEALHRTAEKFITRFSYVEESVSKQGKKLNEMSLEDMDKFWEEAKKV, from the coding sequence ATGAGAGCAAGCTTTGAGGAACTTGTAGAAATAATGGACATACTCAGGAACAAATGTCCGTGGGATAGGCAGCAGACACATGAAAGTCTTAAAAAGTACCTCATCGAAGAGACATATGAGGTTATTGAAGCCATAGACGAGAAAGACTTTATAAAACTTAAAGAAGAACTTGGAGACCTGCTTTTACAAGTAGTATTTCATGCCAAAATTGCTCAGGAAAACGGTAAGTTTGATATCTACGAGGTTATTTATGACATCTGTCAGAAGATGAAGAGAAGGCATACACATGTATTTGGTGGCGACAACTTTTCAACCGCTGAAGAGGTGCTTCAAAACTGGGATAAAATTAAAAACAGTGAAAAAGAAGTTGAAACGGTTACAGACAGCATGAAAAGAATTCCAAAACATCTTCCAGCTCTTATGAGAAGTTATAAGGTTCAAGAAAAAGCAGCTAAAGTGGGATTTGATTGGGAAAGTTATGAAGGTGCTCTGAATAAGGTGTATGAAGAGCTTGAAGAGTTAAAAGAGTGTTTGTCGAAGAATGAGAAAAAAGAGAAGATTGAAGAAGAAATTGGTGATATTCTTTTTGCGGTTGTGAATATAGCCAGATTTTTCAATGTTGATCCTGAAGAAGCCTTGCACAGAACAGCTGAGAAGTTCATAACCAGATTTTCTTATGTAGAGGAAAGTGTATCTAAACAAGGCAAAAAATTGAATGAAATGAGCCTTGAAGATATGGACAAATTTTGGGAAGAGGCAAAAAAAGTTTAG
- a CDS encoding HU family DNA-binding protein, whose product MNKTDLISAMAEKSGLTKKDAEKALNAFVDAVTEALSKGEKVQLVGFGSFEVRERAERVGRNPQTQEEIKIPATKVPVFKAGKMLKDAVAK is encoded by the coding sequence ATGAACAAAACAGATTTGATTTCGGCAATGGCAGAGAAGAGCGGTCTTACAAAGAAGGATGCTGAAAAGGCACTCAATGCGTTTGTAGATGCGGTAACAGAGGCACTCTCTAAGGGGGAAAAGGTTCAGCTTGTTGGTTTTGGTTCATTTGAGGTAAGAGAGAGGGCAGAAAGGGTTGGTAGAAATCCTCAAACTCAAGAAGAGATAAAGATTCCTGCAACAAAGGTACCTGTATTCAAAGCAGGCAAGATGTTGAAAGATGCTGTTGCAAAATAG
- a CDS encoding RNA-binding S4 domain-containing protein: MRIDKYLKVSRIIKRRTLAQQACEAGRVFVNGKVAKPSTNVKVGDLIEVHFGDRIFKCKVTSVDEKVQKSLASSMYEVME, encoded by the coding sequence ATGCGAATAGACAAGTATCTGAAAGTGTCGAGAATTATAAAAAGAAGGACTTTGGCTCAGCAAGCATGTGAAGCGGGAAGAGTATTTGTGAATGGAAAAGTAGCAAAACCATCAACAAATGTAAAAGTTGGCGATCTCATTGAGGTGCACTTTGGTGATAGGATATTTAAATGCAAAGTGACAAGCGTTGATGAAAAGGTCCAAAAGAGTCTGGCAAGTTCAATGTATGAAGTAATGGAATAA
- a CDS encoding YabP/YqfC family sporulation protein has translation MDERKNIKSKIHSVLIENREKITINGVDDVESFDENNIILIVNDELLVIKGFDLRINKINTETGEVFIEGQIYSLEFGESPKKGLLSRLFK, from the coding sequence ATGGATGAAAGAAAAAATATAAAATCCAAAATTCACAGTGTGCTTATTGAGAACAGGGAAAAGATAACAATAAATGGTGTTGACGATGTTGAGAGCTTTGATGAGAACAATATCATCTTGATTGTCAATGATGAATTGCTTGTAATAAAAGGATTTGACCTTAGAATAAATAAAATAAACACAGAGACGGGTGAGGTATTCATAGAAGGGCAAATTTATTCGCTTGAATTTGGTGAAAGTCCTAAAAAAGGTTTGCTCTCACGACTTTTTAAATGA
- the yabQ gene encoding spore cortex biosynthesis protein YabQ → MPASVFEQISDFTSCFFLGFAVGVVFDSFFFKRILKRRTKELLFFISSIISTAILIAGLMFINFYTLKWYTFLAVTCGIYVHKNTISPLYRGFLKKVNKVLSFNKR, encoded by the coding sequence TTGCCGGCAAGCGTATTTGAGCAAATTTCGGATTTTACAAGCTGTTTTTTCCTTGGGTTTGCAGTAGGAGTTGTATTTGATTCGTTCTTTTTCAAAAGAATATTGAAACGCCGCACAAAAGAACTTTTATTTTTTATATCTTCGATTATATCCACGGCAATATTGATAGCAGGTCTTATGTTTATAAATTTTTATACACTCAAATGGTACACTTTTTTGGCAGTAACTTGCGGTATTTATGTTCACAAAAATACCATTTCACCACTCTATAGAGGATTTTTAAAAAAGGTGAACAAAGTTTTATCTTTTAATAAAAGATAA
- a CDS encoding FtsB family cell division protein — protein sequence MKKLFKVLKRVFVLIFVIAFFVYSATTVFKQQMILRQVKAQQREVIVQIEKIKKENEYLKRLAQYVGTKDYIQQVAREKLGLVGKDEIVFIDKNKKKKE from the coding sequence GTGAAAAAATTATTTAAAGTTCTCAAGCGAGTTTTTGTGCTTATATTTGTAATAGCCTTTTTTGTATATTCTGCTACTACAGTTTTTAAACAGCAAATGATTTTAAGACAGGTAAAGGCTCAGCAGCGGGAAGTTATTGTCCAGATAGAAAAGATTAAAAAAGAAAATGAATATCTAAAAAGACTTGCACAGTATGTTGGTACAAAAGACTACATTCAGCAGGTAGCAAGGGAAAAGCTTGGGCTTGTTGGCAAGGATGAGATTGTGTTTATTGATAAGAACAAAAAGAAAAAAGAGTAG
- a CDS encoding S1 RNA-binding domain-containing protein, translating to MSIKRGQILEGIVKGITHFGAFVELPSGKVGLVHISEVAEEYVEDINKYLKENQTVKVKVINVKEDGKISLSIKRAKETIRNESERKRAKDDFEAKLSKFLKDSNQKIVEYNKRFDGKRR from the coding sequence GTGTCAATCAAAAGAGGTCAAATATTAGAAGGTATTGTAAAGGGCATTACACATTTTGGTGCTTTTGTCGAGTTACCAAGTGGCAAAGTTGGGCTTGTTCACATCTCAGAAGTGGCAGAAGAGTATGTTGAGGATATAAACAAGTATTTAAAAGAAAATCAAACTGTTAAAGTAAAGGTTATTAATGTAAAAGAAGATGGTAAAATCAGCCTATCAATAAAGAGAGCTAAGGAAACAATAAGAAATGAAAGCGAGAGAAAAAGAGCTAAAGATGATTTTGAAGCAAAACTTTCAAAGTTTTTAAAAGATAGCAATCAAAAGATAGTAGAGTACAACAAACGATTTGACGGGAAAAGAAGATAA
- a CDS encoding redox-sensing transcriptional repressor Rex — MFKKKNISLAVVRRLPRYLRYVEDLLNHDIMRISSSELSQRMGYTASQVRQDFNNFGGFGQQGYGYSTQVLYENLVKILGLDRNFKMVIVGVGNLGQALANYANFYKKGFRLIGLFDIDPQKVGKTIRDIKIEHIDKLKDFIKKNDVDIGVLCVPADVAQEVADIMVEGGIKGIWNFTAKEIEVKGDVVVENVHLIDSLMVLSYKLNEKLLEKERIK, encoded by the coding sequence TTGTTCAAAAAGAAGAACATCTCACTTGCGGTTGTAAGAAGGTTGCCAAGGTATCTTAGATATGTTGAAGACCTTTTAAACCATGATATTATGAGAATATCCTCATCAGAGCTGAGCCAAAGAATGGGTTATACGGCTTCCCAGGTAAGGCAGGATTTCAATAATTTTGGCGGGTTTGGACAGCAAGGATATGGTTACAGCACACAGGTTCTTTATGAGAATCTAGTAAAAATTTTGGGGCTTGATAGAAATTTTAAAATGGTCATTGTAGGTGTAGGTAACCTTGGACAAGCATTGGCAAATTATGCTAACTTTTATAAAAAGGGTTTCAGACTTATCGGATTATTTGACATTGACCCTCAAAAGGTAGGGAAAACTATCCGCGATATAAAGATTGAACATATTGACAAGCTTAAAGATTTTATCAAAAAGAATGATGTTGACATAGGTGTTCTATGTGTGCCAGCAGATGTTGCTCAGGAGGTTGCAGATATAATGGTTGAAGGCGGGATAAAGGGTATTTGGAATTTTACTGCAAAAGAGATTGAAGTAAAAGGTGATGTAGTTGTTGAGAATGTACATCTGATTGACAGTCTGATGGTACTGTCGTACAAGCTAAATGAAAAACTTCTTGAAAAAGAAAGAATAAAGTAA
- the thrC gene encoding threonine synthase — translation MRYISTRGNKEVQAKEAIYRGIAEDGGLYTPVSIPPFDIEKIKDIDSYANLAKYIFGLYLTDFTKEEIADCIDKAYSSGRFYTKDIVAIKKLDRNIFALELWHGPTYAFKDVALQVLPHLLLKSMPSFYKQALILVATSGDTGKAALEGFKDVDRTKIVVFYPSEGVSDVQKRQMTTQEGRNTFVAGIKGNFDDAQSGVKEIFTSKKCIDTIENLGFFFTSANSINFGRLLPQIVYYIWSYIELLKAGDISEGEKINFVVPTGNFGNILAGFIAKLMGIPINKLIVASNINSVVADFIRTGLYDRRREFYKTISPSMDILVASNLERLLYLVTRDSERVKKYMLDLKSDGYYKVEEEVLKEIQESFWGDFSTDDHTRNSIKTIYREYGYLVDPHSAVGFDVYTKYQKQTSDNTKTVVVQTANPYKFAKDVLNALFDGEYNNIDPFEAVETLYAKTGTEVPEGIKSLHSKPVLHPDVIEKDKMFDFILEKIRDN, via the coding sequence ATGCGATATATAAGCACAAGAGGAAATAAAGAGGTGCAGGCAAAAGAAGCTATTTACAGGGGAATAGCTGAGGATGGAGGGCTTTATACCCCTGTTTCAATTCCACCTTTTGACATAGAAAAAATAAAAGACATAGACTCTTACGCAAATCTTGCAAAATATATATTTGGGCTATACCTTACTGATTTTACAAAAGAGGAGATTGCTGATTGCATTGACAAGGCGTACAGTAGTGGCAGGTTTTACACAAAAGATATTGTGGCTATCAAAAAGCTTGACAGAAACATTTTTGCTCTTGAGCTTTGGCACGGTCCGACGTACGCTTTTAAAGACGTTGCTTTGCAGGTTCTACCTCATCTTTTGTTAAAATCAATGCCCAGTTTTTACAAACAGGCGCTAATACTTGTTGCAACATCAGGCGATACTGGCAAAGCTGCCTTGGAAGGGTTTAAGGATGTTGATAGAACAAAGATAGTTGTGTTTTATCCATCTGAGGGTGTGTCAGATGTTCAGAAAAGGCAGATGACAACCCAGGAAGGCAGAAACACTTTTGTTGCCGGGATAAAAGGCAATTTTGACGATGCTCAATCTGGCGTGAAGGAGATTTTCACAAGCAAAAAATGCATAGATACAATCGAAAATTTGGGGTTTTTCTTTACCTCTGCAAACTCAATAAATTTTGGTAGGCTTCTTCCACAGATTGTATACTATATCTGGAGTTATATAGAGCTTTTGAAGGCTGGAGATATATCTGAAGGTGAAAAAATAAACTTTGTTGTTCCGACAGGCAATTTTGGCAATATATTGGCGGGTTTTATTGCAAAGCTTATGGGAATTCCTATAAATAAGCTGATTGTTGCTTCGAACATAAACAGTGTTGTTGCAGATTTTATCAGGACAGGCTTATATGACAGAAGACGCGAGTTTTACAAAACAATCTCACCTTCAATGGATATTCTTGTTGCAAGTAATTTGGAGAGGTTATTGTATTTGGTAACAAGAGATTCAGAAAGAGTTAAAAAATACATGTTAGATTTGAAAAGTGATGGGTATTACAAAGTTGAAGAAGAAGTTTTAAAAGAGATTCAGGAAAGTTTCTGGGGTGATTTTTCCACAGATGACCATACAAGAAATAGCATAAAGACTATTTACCGCGAATATGGTTATCTTGTTGACCCGCACTCTGCTGTTGGGTTTGATGTTTATACCAAGTATCAAAAGCAAACTTCTGATAACACAAAAACGGTTGTAGTACAAACTGCAAATCCTTACAAGTTTGCAAAAGATGTTTTGAACGCTTTGTTTGATGGTGAATATAATAATATTGACCCGTTTGAAGCGGTAGAAACTTTATACGCAAAGACAGGTACTGAGGTTCCTGAGGGGATTAAAAGTCTTCATTCAAAGCCAGTTTTGCATCCTGACGTGATAGAAAAAGACAAGATGTTTGATTTTATATTAGAGAAAATAAGAGATAATTAA
- a CDS encoding magnesium transporter has protein sequence MPNVTSFYLSRVIGNKVFSEEKKVVGRLLDLVVDASYIRPKVIAAKVKSGGQTQIVDFSFFIIYKEKGQYVIETRNLKPIDVKKEDTIMLVRHILDKQIVDMNGRKVVRVNDIRLAVLSTGVYVIAVDIGLEGLLRRLGLAKPLKKVLKPLGKNIPSRLILWDDVQPLATPKLDLKLSTTYSKLATLHPSDLADIIEELDKKTQAYIFSTLDEEKAADVLEELEVEAQRNVLESLPVEKVADLLEKMPADEVADILDEIKEERAEELLNSMEKEASEEVKELMEYPENSVGSIMTTDFISFKTHFTVEQTIEELRRLKPEPDEIYYLYVVDNDERLCGVVSLRDLVISEPQTPLYEIMNRDVVCVKDTANVNSLVEIISKYSLLAVPVVNESKKLIGVVIINDIVYELLKMKRKLLL, from the coding sequence ATGCCAAACGTCACAAGCTTTTATCTTAGCAGAGTAATTGGCAACAAGGTCTTTTCAGAAGAAAAGAAGGTTGTAGGAAGGCTTTTAGACTTAGTTGTTGATGCAAGTTATATTAGACCCAAAGTGATTGCTGCAAAGGTAAAAAGCGGCGGTCAAACCCAAATTGTGGATTTTTCGTTTTTCATAATCTATAAGGAAAAAGGTCAGTACGTGATTGAAACAAGGAACTTAAAGCCAATCGATGTGAAAAAAGAAGACACCATTATGCTTGTTCGTCATATACTTGACAAGCAGATTGTTGACATGAACGGCAGAAAAGTTGTGAGAGTAAATGATATAAGACTTGCAGTACTTTCTACAGGTGTTTATGTAATAGCTGTAGATATCGGTCTTGAAGGACTTTTGAGAAGGCTTGGTCTTGCAAAGCCCCTGAAAAAGGTGCTAAAACCGCTTGGCAAAAACATTCCTTCGCGCTTGATTTTGTGGGATGATGTGCAGCCACTTGCAACACCGAAGCTTGATTTAAAACTTTCAACCACATATTCAAAGCTTGCTACCTTGCATCCTTCGGATTTGGCCGACATCATTGAAGAGCTTGACAAAAAGACGCAAGCTTATATCTTTTCGACCTTGGATGAGGAAAAGGCTGCAGATGTTTTGGAAGAGCTTGAGGTTGAAGCACAGAGAAATGTTTTAGAGAGTCTTCCTGTGGAAAAGGTGGCGGATTTGCTTGAGAAAATGCCGGCTGATGAGGTTGCAGATATTCTGGACGAGATAAAAGAGGAAAGAGCAGAAGAGCTTTTAAATAGCATGGAAAAAGAAGCATCAGAAGAAGTCAAAGAACTTATGGAGTATCCCGAAAACAGTGTTGGCTCGATAATGACAACCGATTTTATCTCATTCAAGACACATTTCACAGTTGAGCAGACAATAGAGGAGCTAAGACGCTTAAAACCTGAACCAGATGAAATTTATTACCTGTATGTTGTTGACAATGATGAAAGGCTTTGCGGAGTTGTATCTTTGCGCGACTTGGTAATCTCTGAGCCTCAAACACCGCTTTATGAGATAATGAACAGGGATGTGGTTTGTGTCAAAGACACTGCTAATGTTAATTCTCTTGTTGAAATTATTTCAAAATATAGTCTTCTTGCTGTGCCTGTTGTGAATGAGAGCAAGAAACTTATTGGAGTTGTCATTATAAACGACATTGTATACGAACTGTTGAAGATGAAAAGAAAATTGCTATTGTAA
- a CDS encoding Nramp family divalent metal transporter: MPQIIRSTRLRNILLILSVIGPGLVTATADNDASGIATYAMVGSMFGYKMLWGLFLITISLAVIQEMAARMGVVTGKGLSDLIRENFGVKMTFFAMMALLIANFTTTVGEFAGIAASLEIFGISKYISVPLTAIFVWYIINKGSYRKTEKFFLGLMVIYVSYIISGFLAKPDWKEVFKNTFVPSFSFEPSFILIFIAMIGTTITPWMQFYLQSSVVDKGVDVKNLKYQRWDVFLGAFWTDFIAFFIVVATAATLYKHGINIETAEDAAKALQPFAGKYASSLFAIGLFGASLLGAHILPLSTAYAITEAFGFENGLDKKFKEAPAFYGIILLFIVIGAGIILIPNIPLIKLMIIAQEINGILLPIILIYMLKLTNDKEVMGEYVNSKTFNIIAWVTVVFIIILTLILLVQPFLNI, encoded by the coding sequence GTGCCACAGATAATAAGAAGCACCAGACTAAGAAATATTCTTTTAATTTTAAGTGTAATTGGACCAGGGCTTGTGACTGCAACAGCTGACAATGATGCATCGGGTATCGCAACATATGCAATGGTAGGTTCCATGTTTGGTTATAAGATGCTGTGGGGACTTTTTCTTATAACCATAAGCTTGGCAGTAATTCAAGAAATGGCGGCAAGAATGGGTGTTGTAACAGGTAAGGGTTTGTCTGACCTTATCAGGGAAAACTTTGGTGTAAAAATGACTTTTTTTGCAATGATGGCTCTACTAATTGCTAACTTTACAACAACAGTTGGCGAGTTTGCGGGAATTGCAGCAAGCCTTGAGATATTTGGTATATCAAAATATATCTCTGTTCCTCTTACTGCCATTTTTGTATGGTATATTATCAATAAAGGTTCGTATAGAAAAACAGAGAAGTTCTTTTTAGGTCTTATGGTAATTTATGTTAGCTATATAATTTCAGGATTTTTAGCCAAACCTGACTGGAAAGAGGTTTTCAAAAACACATTTGTGCCCTCATTTAGCTTTGAGCCCAGTTTTATATTGATTTTTATTGCAATGATAGGGACAACGATAACGCCATGGATGCAGTTTTATTTACAGTCATCTGTTGTGGATAAAGGGGTTGATGTTAAGAACCTTAAGTACCAGCGATGGGATGTGTTTTTGGGAGCATTCTGGACAGACTTTATTGCTTTTTTCATAGTTGTTGCAACAGCAGCAACACTTTATAAACATGGCATTAACATTGAAACGGCAGAAGATGCTGCAAAGGCGCTTCAGCCATTTGCAGGAAAATATGCGTCAAGCCTTTTTGCGATAGGGCTTTTTGGTGCATCGCTTCTGGGTGCACATATTCTGCCACTTTCAACAGCGTATGCTATAACTGAAGCATTTGGGTTTGAAAATGGACTTGACAAAAAATTCAAAGAAGCGCCTGCATTTTATGGGATAATACTCCTTTTTATTGTAATAGGTGCGGGAATAATTTTAATTCCAAATATACCATTAATTAAGCTTATGATAATAGCTCAGGAGATAAATGGAATTTTGCTTCCAATAATTCTCATTTATATGCTTAAGCTCACAAACGATAAAGAAGTCATGGGTGAATATGTGAATTCAAAAACATTTAATATAATTGCATGGGTGACAGTTGTGTTCATAATAATTTTAACATTGATTTTGCTTGTACAGCCATTCTTGAATATATAA
- the greA gene encoding transcription elongation factor GreA: protein MAREMDTAKYQLSREAYEKYLKELENLKTVKRKEVAEKIKVARSFGDLSENSEYDEAKAEQAALEERIAYLEQLINNAKIIDKDEVSTDFVGIGTNVKIQNLDTGDVFEYSIVGSKEADPLNFKISDESPVGKALIGKKVGDVVEVIVPAGKFKYKILEISK, encoded by the coding sequence ATGGCAAGAGAAATGGATACAGCAAAATATCAACTTTCTCGTGAAGCATATGAAAAGTACTTAAAAGAGCTCGAAAATTTAAAGACAGTCAAAAGGAAAGAAGTTGCAGAAAAGATAAAGGTTGCACGCTCGTTTGGTGACCTTTCAGAAAACTCCGAGTACGACGAAGCAAAGGCAGAACAGGCAGCTTTAGAAGAAAGAATTGCATATTTAGAACAACTTATCAATAATGCCAAGATTATTGATAAAGATGAAGTTTCTACTGATTTTGTTGGAATTGGTACAAACGTGAAAATTCAGAATTTAGATACTGGGGATGTATTTGAATATTCGATAGTTGGTTCAAAGGAAGCAGACCCTCTGAATTTTAAGATTTCTGATGAGTCGCCTGTTGGCAAAGCTTTGATAGGTAAGAAAGTTGGAGATGTTGTTGAGGTAATAGTACCCGCAGGGAAGTTCAAATATAAGATACTTGAGATATCAAAATAA